A window of Fictibacillus halophilus contains these coding sequences:
- the sspI gene encoding small acid-soluble spore protein SspI, whose product MNLDLRKAVLHNVTGNNKEQLQDTIVDAIESGEEKMLPGLGVLFEVIWKNSDQQKKEEILNTLSDGLK is encoded by the coding sequence ATGAATCTAGACCTAAGAAAAGCTGTTTTGCATAACGTTACTGGCAACAATAAAGAGCAGTTACAAGATACGATCGTAGATGCCATCGAGAGTGGAGAAGAGAAAATGCTTCCTGGTCTTGGTGTTCTTTTTGAAGTGATCTGGAAAAATTCTGATCAGCAAAAGAAGGAAGAAATTTTAAACACACTTTCAGACGGCTTGAAGTAA
- a CDS encoding dUTP diphosphatase, translating to MNVKIVQLFSMQNKLNMRIVKEHNLDNSSLFEQRRLAFLVELGELANETRCFKYWSKRPASEKEVILEEYVDGLHFVLSIGLDLGFKEVEMTNEVDLGEKMDKIDINTLFLTLYQSGSKSLSHEEFQSFFDTFLGLGVKLGFSIKEIEEAYFAKNRVNHERQDTGY from the coding sequence ATGAACGTGAAAATTGTACAACTCTTTTCCATGCAGAACAAATTAAATATGCGCATAGTAAAAGAACATAATCTTGATAACTCATCGTTATTTGAACAGAGAAGATTAGCGTTTCTTGTTGAGCTTGGTGAACTAGCGAACGAAACAAGATGCTTTAAATATTGGAGTAAACGTCCTGCTTCTGAAAAAGAAGTAATTTTAGAAGAATATGTAGACGGACTACATTTTGTCTTATCGATAGGATTAGATTTGGGCTTTAAAGAGGTTGAAATGACCAATGAGGTTGATCTTGGCGAGAAGATGGACAAGATAGATATCAATACTTTATTTTTAACTCTATATCAATCGGGGTCTAAATCTTTATCACACGAAGAATTCCAATCGTTTTTTGACACATTTTTAGGGCTCGGTGTGAAACTCGGCTTTTCAATTAAAGAGATTGAAGAAGCTTACTTTGCAAAGAATAGAGTAAATCATGAACGTCAAGATACTGGCTATTAA